In bacterium, the following proteins share a genomic window:
- a CDS encoding flagellin FliC, with product MGIRINTNISSLNTQRHLSKSSTEFQKSMEKLSSGLRINRAGDDAAGLAISEGLKSDIRALDQASRNAADGISLVQTAEGALDEVSSILLRMKELAEQSLNGTLSDTDRGYLNAEFSALSSEIDRISDGVDFNGVKLLDGSGGSVAIQVGIGTSGSDSVAVDLGDDLDATGLGLAATIDSASGATTAMDEIDGAISTVTSSRSDFGAVQNRLESSIRNINMTSENLAAANSRIRDVDIAKETSRMTSYQILQQAGVSMLAQANMSSGLAMSLLG from the coding sequence ATGGGAATCCGCATCAACACCAACATCAGCTCCCTCAACACCCAGCGCCACCTGTCCAAGAGCTCCACCGAGTTCCAGAAGTCGATGGAGAAGCTGAGCTCCGGTCTGCGCATCAACCGCGCCGGTGACGACGCGGCCGGCCTGGCCATCAGCGAAGGCTTGAAGTCGGACATCCGGGCCCTCGACCAGGCTTCCCGCAACGCTGCCGACGGCATCTCGCTGGTGCAGACGGCGGAAGGCGCCCTGGACGAGGTCAGCAGCATCCTGCTGCGCATGAAGGAACTGGCCGAGCAGTCCCTCAACGGCACGCTGTCGGACACCGACCGCGGCTACCTGAACGCTGAATTCAGCGCTCTGAGCAGCGAAATCGACCGTATCAGCGACGGCGTGGACTTCAACGGCGTCAAGCTGCTCGACGGCAGCGGCGGCTCCGTTGCCATCCAGGTCGGCATCGGCACCTCCGGCAGCGACAGTGTCGCCGTCGACCTGGGCGATGACCTGGACGCCACCGGCCTGGGCCTCGCGGCCACGATCGACAGCGCTTCCGGCGCCACGACGGCCATGGACGAGATCGACGGCGCCATCTCGACGGTGACCAGCTCGCGTTCGGACTTCGGCGCGGTGCAGAACCGGCTGGAGAGCTCGATCCGCAACATCAACATGACCTCGGAGAACCTGGCGGCCGCCAACAGCCGTATCCGTGACGTGGACATCGCGAAGGAGACCTCGCGCATGACCTCGTACCAGATCCTGCAGCAGGCGGGCGTCTCGATGCTGGCGCAGGCCAACATGAGCAGCGGCCTGGCGATGTCGCTGCTGGGCTAG
- a CDS encoding flagellin FliC: MGIRINTNVSSINTRRHLANSTNAFNKSMEKLSSGLRINRAGDDAAGLAISENLKSDIRALDQAARNAADGISLIQTAEGSLDEVSNILLRMKELAEQSLNGTLSDTDRGYLNAEFSALSGEIDRISDGVDFNGVKLLDGSGGTVAIQVGIGTSGSDSVSVDLGDDLDATGLGLSATIDSASGAGTAMDEIDDAISTVVSARGDFGAIQNRLESSIRNINMTSENLSAANSRIRDVDVAHETSSLTSYQILQQAGVAMLAQANMTTGLAMNLLG; this comes from the coding sequence ATGGGTATCCGCATCAACACGAACGTGTCGTCGATCAACACCCGTCGGCACCTGGCGAACTCGACCAACGCTTTCAACAAGTCGATGGAAAAGCTCAGCTCGGGTCTGCGCATCAACCGCGCCGGCGACGACGCGGCCGGCCTGGCCATCAGCGAAAACCTGAAGTCGGACATCCGGGCCCTGGACCAGGCCGCCCGGAACGCCGCCGACGGCATCTCGCTGATCCAGACGGCGGAAGGCTCGCTGGACGAAGTGTCGAACATCCTGCTGCGCATGAAGGAACTGGCCGAGCAGTCCCTGAACGGCACCCTGTCCGACACCGACCGTGGCTACCTGAACGCGGAATTCAGCGCGCTGAGCGGCGAAATCGACCGTATCAGCGACGGCGTCGATTTCAACGGCGTCAAGCTGCTGGACGGTTCGGGCGGCACGGTGGCGATCCAGGTCGGCATCGGCACCTCGGGCAGCGACAGCGTGTCGGTGGATCTGGGCGACGACCTGGATGCCACGGGCCTGGGCCTGAGCGCCACCATCGACAGCGCTTCGGGAGCCGGCACCGCCATGGATGAGATCGATGACGCGATCTCGACCGTGGTCAGCGCCCGCGGCGACTTCGGCGCCATCCAGAACCGGTTGGAGAGCTCGATCCGCAACATCAACATGACGTCGGAGAATCTCTCCGCCGCCAACAGCCGGATCCGCGACGTTGACGTGGCCCACGAGACCTCGTCGCTGACGTCGTACCAGATCCTGCAGCAGGCCGGCGTGGCCATGCTGGCGCAGGCCAACATGACGACCGGCCTGGCGATGAACCTGCTCGGCTAG
- a CDS encoding flagellin FliC yields MRINTNVPSINTRRHLSNSTNAFNKSMEKLSSGLRINRAGDDAAGLAISENLKSDIRALNQAARNAADGISLIQTAEGSLDEVSNILLRMKELAEQALNGTLSDTDRGYLNAEFDALKGEINRISDSVDFNGVKLLDGSGTSVAIQVGIGTSGSDSVAVDLTTDVDTTGLGLAAAVDTASNAGSAMDQIDDAISLVVSSRGGFGAVQNRLESSIRNINMMAENLSAANSRIRDVDVAYETSNMTSYQILQQAGVAMLAQANMTSGLAMNLLGG; encoded by the coding sequence ATCCGGATCAACACGAACGTTCCCTCGATCAACACCCGCCGCCACCTGTCGAACTCGACCAACGCCTTCAACAAGTCGATGGAGAAGCTGAGCTCCGGCCTGCGCATCAACCGCGCCGGCGACGACGCCGCCGGTCTGGCCATCAGCGAAAACCTGAAGTCGGACATCCGCGCGCTGAACCAGGCCGCCCGCAACGCTGCCGACGGCATCTCCCTGATCCAGACCGCGGAAGGTTCGCTCGACGAGGTCAGCAACATCCTGCTGCGCATGAAGGAACTGGCCGAGCAGGCGCTGAACGGCACCCTGTCGGACACCGACCGCGGGTACCTGAACGCCGAATTCGACGCGCTGAAGGGCGAAATCAACCGCATCAGCGACAGCGTCGACTTCAACGGCGTCAAGCTGCTGGACGGCAGCGGAACTTCCGTGGCCATCCAGGTCGGCATCGGCACCTCGGGGAGCGACAGCGTGGCCGTCGACCTGACGACCGACGTCGACACCACGGGCCTGGGCCTCGCTGCCGCCGTCGACACGGCCAGCAATGCCGGATCGGCCATGGACCAGATCGATGATGCGATCTCGCTCGTCGTCAGCTCGCGCGGCGGCTTCGGCGCGGTCCAGAACCGGCTCGAGAGCTCGATCCGCAACATCAACATGATGGCCGAGAACCTCTCTGCTGCGAACAGCCGCATCCGCGACGTGGATGTGGCCTACGAGACGTCGAACATGACGTCGTACCAGATCCTGCAGCAGGCCGGCGTGGCCATGCTGGCGCAGGCCAACATGACCAGCGGCCTGGCGATGAACCTGCTCGGCGGTTAG
- a CDS encoding flagellin FliC yields the protein MGLRVNTNVASLNAQRHLYDTTTRFSKSMERLSSGLRINRSGDDAAGLAISESLKSDIRALQQASRNAADGISLVQTAEGSLDEVNSILLRLRELAEQAATETLGEDERVYLNNEFQELLDEINRISLTAEFNGIKLLDGTVQTLEVQVGIGTDAATSAVSIDLNQAMSAQALDLTAGITSITGTNGDAARGAIGLITEATGVVSSMRANFGAAQNRFETSIRNIGMTAENLAAANSRIRDVDVALETSTMTSLQILQQAGVSILAQANMTSQLALNLLQG from the coding sequence ATGGGACTCAGAGTCAATACCAACGTCGCGTCGCTGAATGCTCAGCGGCACCTGTATGACACGACGACCCGCTTCTCGAAGTCGATGGAGCGCCTGAGCTCGGGCCTGCGCATCAATCGCTCCGGTGACGACGCAGCCGGCCTGGCCATCAGCGAGAGCCTCAAGTCCGACATCCGCGCGTTGCAGCAGGCCTCGCGCAACGCTGCCGACGGCATCTCGCTGGTGCAGACGGCGGAAGGCTCGCTGGACGAAGTCAACAGCATCCTGCTGCGCCTGCGCGAACTGGCGGAACAGGCCGCGACCGAAACCCTCGGCGAGGACGAGCGCGTCTACCTGAACAACGAGTTCCAGGAGCTGCTCGACGAGATCAACCGCATCAGCCTGACCGCGGAGTTCAACGGCATCAAGCTGCTGGACGGGACCGTGCAGACGCTGGAAGTGCAGGTCGGCATCGGCACCGACGCGGCGACGAGCGCCGTGTCCATCGACCTCAACCAGGCGATGAGCGCCCAGGCGCTGGACCTCACGGCCGGCATCACCAGCATCACCGGCACCAACGGCGATGCTGCCCGCGGCGCGATCGGCCTGATCACCGAAGCGACGGGCGTCGTCAGCTCGATGCGCGCCAACTTCGGCGCCGCGCAGAACCGCTTCGAGACGTCGATCCGCAACATCGGCATGACGGCGGAAAACCTCGCCGCCGCCAACAGCCGTATCCGCGACGTCGACGTGGCACTGGAGACATCGACGATGACCAGCCTGCAGATCCTGCAGCAGGCCGGCGTCTCGATCCTGGCGCAGGCGAACATGACCTCGCAGCTGGCGCTCAACCTGCTGCAGGGCTAG
- a CDS encoding GNAT family N-acetyltransferase, with amino-acid sequence MEIAGLTVAQHADYLALVDAEIRPPHATTRPWDDFPLALGLDNLPWMLGAVDGEGRLAGGLSVLVRPFATGCGEIVVGVVGSVVTRPDCRGRGLSSRLQASAVALLQRQEVPLAALWTDQPEIYAGRGFTPAGWEWHAGLETATLPPPPPPVVIRDWEPADAPATAALYADHPWRTLRRPGDAGRLYGMPGTRGLVAVAAGQVRAAVFCGKGADFPDYVTEWSGEPGLVLALLGRACERGWASTVLVPSCGTALLAQLEAAGSAPVALPSACWAVTRPDLLRQKLAAAGRIAPASDTDPRAWLGGVNVDGIVEPGPLGIAVWGFDSA; translated from the coding sequence ATGGAGATCGCCGGCCTCACCGTTGCGCAGCATGCCGATTACCTTGCCCTCGTCGATGCAGAGATCAGGCCACCGCATGCCACCACCCGTCCGTGGGACGATTTCCCGCTCGCCCTGGGGCTCGACAACCTGCCCTGGATGCTCGGGGCGGTGGACGGGGAGGGGCGCCTGGCCGGCGGCCTCTCGGTTCTAGTGCGCCCATTTGCAACCGGTTGCGGCGAGATCGTGGTCGGCGTCGTCGGCAGCGTCGTCACGCGGCCCGATTGCCGCGGCCGCGGCCTGAGTTCGCGACTGCAGGCGTCGGCGGTCGCGCTGCTGCAGCGGCAGGAGGTGCCGCTCGCGGCACTTTGGACCGATCAGCCGGAAATTTATGCCGGGCGGGGCTTCACGCCGGCCGGCTGGGAATGGCATGCCGGCCTGGAAACGGCCACCCTGCCGCCGCCGCCGCCGCCGGTCGTGATCCGCGACTGGGAGCCCGCCGATGCGCCGGCAACCGCAGCGCTCTACGCGGACCACCCGTGGCGCACGCTGCGCCGGCCCGGCGATGCCGGGCGCCTGTACGGCATGCCGGGCACGCGCGGGCTGGTGGCGGTTGCCGCGGGGCAGGTCAGGGCGGCGGTCTTCTGCGGGAAGGGCGCCGATTTTCCCGACTATGTCACCGAGTGGAGCGGTGAGCCTGGCCTGGTGCTGGCCCTGCTCGGCCGGGCCTGCGAACGCGGCTGGGCCTCCACGGTGCTGGTGCCGTCCTGCGGCACGGCGCTTCTGGCGCAACTCGAGGCCGCCGGGTCGGCGCCGGTGGCACTGCCCTCGGCGTGCTGGGCGGTCACGCGCCCGGACCTCCTGCGACAGAAGCTTGCGGCAGCGGGACGGATTGCGCCCGCGTCCGACACCGACCCGCGCGCCTGGCTGGGCGGTGTCAACGTTGACGGCATCGTCGAACCCGGTCCGCTGGGGATCGCCGTCTGGGGGTTCGATTCCGCATGA
- a CDS encoding glycosyltransferase, which yields MSLLSLVMIVRDAADLLPGFFAHHAGLWDEAVVVDTGSADGTPERAAEAGARVFRQPWLDDFSAPRNFGLQQAGGDWILVLDADERIATRDFAALRAAAAAAADRAWLQDTINYCNQRSHLEWRPVQGRYPAEEGSCTGYFLARRVGLFPRRDDLRFRGRIHESVLPACQAIGLRVEALGIPVHHYGYVRSAAVDEQRRELYEKLAAAKLGDDPADWSARLEYASALLERGRIEAADTELTRLAAGPGHLRPVARGRFLLGRLRREAGDLAAAGDLLGAVVRDDPTFLFGWLEWLRLLAGQERWREVFAALAEARRSCGNDEPLLDREELLALARTGQLVAARELADRVVARCPGWPELAGVRDRLRTATGETPDRE from the coding sequence ATGAGCCTGCTCTCGCTGGTGATGATCGTTCGCGACGCCGCCGACCTCCTGCCCGGTTTCTTCGCGCACCATGCCGGCCTGTGGGACGAGGCCGTGGTGGTCGACACGGGCTCGGCCGATGGGACGCCGGAGCGGGCGGCCGAGGCCGGCGCCCGCGTCTTCAGGCAACCGTGGCTGGACGACTTCTCGGCGCCGCGCAACTTCGGGCTGCAGCAGGCCGGCGGCGACTGGATCCTGGTCCTGGATGCCGACGAGCGCATCGCCACCCGCGACTTCGCCGCGCTGCGCGCCGCGGCGGCCGCTGCGGCCGATCGAGCCTGGCTGCAGGACACCATCAACTACTGCAACCAGCGCTCGCACCTCGAGTGGCGGCCGGTCCAGGGCCGGTATCCGGCGGAGGAGGGGAGTTGCACGGGCTATTTCCTGGCGCGCCGGGTCGGCCTGTTCCCGCGTCGTGACGATCTCCGCTTCCGGGGCCGCATCCACGAGTCGGTGCTGCCCGCATGCCAGGCGATCGGGTTGCGCGTCGAGGCGCTGGGAATCCCGGTCCACCACTACGGCTACGTGCGGAGCGCAGCCGTCGACGAACAGCGGCGCGAACTCTACGAGAAACTGGCGGCCGCCAAGCTGGGAGATGATCCCGCCGACTGGTCCGCGCGACTGGAGTATGCGAGCGCACTGCTGGAGCGCGGGCGCATCGAGGCGGCGGACACCGAACTGACCCGGCTCGCCGCCGGCCCGGGCCACCTGCGGCCCGTGGCGCGGGGCCGCTTCCTGCTCGGCCGCCTGCGGCGCGAGGCTGGGGACCTGGCGGCGGCAGGGGACTTGCTTGGGGCCGTGGTGCGCGACGACCCGACATTCCTGTTCGGGTGGCTCGAATGGCTGCGCCTGCTGGCGGGCCAGGAGCGGTGGCGCGAAGTGTTCGCGGCCCTGGCCGAGGCACGCCGCTCCTGCGGGAACGACGAGCCGCTGCTGGATCGCGAGGAATTGCTGGCCCTGGCGCGCACCGGCCAACTCGTGGCCGCACGTGAACTGGCCGACCGGGTGGTCGCGCGCTGCCCGGGCTGGCCCGAACTGGCGGGCGTGCGCGACCGCCTGCGCACGGCGACCGGGGAGACCCCTGACCGCGAATGA
- a CDS encoding glycosyltransferase produces MTDRPLISLAVIVRNEAANLPRLLGAHRGLYDETVVVDTGSTDASVRVAASLGARVATVAWRDDFSAARNEALARCRGKWVLVLDADEHIALADQATLRTVVAGSAPGGIILPQWNYADEPGLPGWRPLTPATAGEAAGAAGFIIAHQVRLFPAGPQARYEGRIHETVEPSLLVQGLSLTTVEIPVHHHGHRDQGAVQQARLLRNSRLLRLKLADDPHDPRARYELAEQLVSERQPELARRLLECLVAEAPGGPRAADAHRLLGRLELAAGRRASAREHCAAAVTARPDLTDGWVDLIRVRWLTGDQDGAQEALAQWSRLFPLDPRLAALTAQVQVPAADNGKQEAACS; encoded by the coding sequence ATGACCGATCGACCCCTGATCAGCCTGGCGGTCATCGTCCGCAACGAGGCGGCCAACCTGCCCCGGCTGCTCGGCGCCCACCGTGGACTATATGACGAGACCGTGGTCGTGGACACGGGCTCGACGGACGCCTCGGTCCGTGTGGCCGCGTCCCTGGGAGCCCGCGTGGCGACGGTGGCCTGGCGCGACGATTTCAGCGCCGCGCGCAACGAAGCCCTGGCCCGGTGCCGCGGGAAGTGGGTCCTCGTCCTCGACGCCGACGAACATATCGCGCTCGCGGACCAGGCGACGCTGCGCACCGTGGTCGCCGGATCGGCGCCGGGCGGCATCATCCTGCCGCAGTGGAACTATGCCGACGAGCCCGGGCTGCCGGGCTGGCGGCCGTTGACGCCGGCCACCGCAGGTGAGGCCGCCGGCGCGGCGGGGTTTATCATCGCGCACCAGGTGCGCCTGTTTCCGGCCGGCCCGCAGGCGCGCTACGAGGGACGCATCCACGAGACGGTGGAGCCCAGCCTTCTGGTTCAGGGACTCTCGCTGACCACGGTCGAGATCCCGGTCCACCATCACGGACACCGGGACCAGGGCGCCGTGCAGCAGGCCAGGTTGCTGCGGAACAGCCGCCTGCTGCGGCTGAAGCTGGCCGACGACCCCCATGACCCGCGCGCGCGGTACGAACTTGCGGAGCAGCTGGTCTCCGAACGGCAGCCGGAACTCGCCCGGCGTCTCCTGGAATGCCTGGTCGCCGAGGCCCCCGGTGGTCCGCGCGCGGCCGACGCGCATCGGCTCCTGGGGCGGCTCGAACTGGCCGCAGGCCGCCGGGCGTCGGCCAGGGAACATTGCGCGGCCGCCGTCACCGCACGGCCCGACCTGACGGACGGCTGGGTGGATCTCATCCGGGTCAGATGGCTGACAGGTGATCAGGACGGGGCGCAGGAGGCGCTGGCCCAGTGGTCCCGGCTGTTCCCGCTGGATCCGCGGTTGGCCGCTCTGACTGCTCAAGTCCAAGTGCCAGCGGCCGATAACGGGAAGCAGGAAGCCGCCTGCTCCTGA
- a CDS encoding flagellar biosynthesis anti-sigma factor FlgM: MGMDKINSSPLQSRGLLDRLRGTARDETKPTGTPATSADLPAAATADKADISEAARRLVDLKHVVDAGRDAIAQLPDVRPEKVTAARERLVSGFYNALEVRQVVAGRLGGVFDGIEKL, translated from the coding sequence ATGGGTATGGACAAGATCAACAGTTCGCCCCTGCAGAGTCGGGGACTCCTGGACCGGCTTCGCGGCACGGCTCGTGACGAGACCAAGCCGACAGGGACGCCCGCTACCAGCGCCGACCTGCCGGCTGCGGCTACGGCCGACAAGGCCGATATCAGCGAGGCGGCGCGCCGCCTGGTGGACTTGAAGCACGTGGTCGACGCCGGCCGCGACGCCATCGCCCAGTTGCCCGACGTGCGGCCGGAAAAGGTCACGGCCGCCCGCGAGCGACTGGTCAGCGGGTTCTACAACGCGCTGGAGGTACGCCAGGTGGTGGCGGGACGGCTCGGCGGCGTCTTCGACGGCATCGAGAAGCTCTAG
- a CDS encoding sigma-54-dependent Fis family transcriptional regulator, translating into MNPRILIVDDEATIRASLLEALAADGYETDAAESGEEALARCHATAYDLVVTDLKLPGVSGLEILQALRNQGRQTPVIMMTAYGDVDTAVSAMRLGAYDFIAKPFKLTMLRKQVRAALRATAEPTGMVEAHDVAVAPAPAAAVAAAGPDGQYMRMIKACPGLEKVARVLEKIGQSRSGNDTSILIGGESGSGKEIVARAIHEVTTARTERFMEINCAAVPETLLESELFGHAKGAFTDAKTAKEGLFELAGAGTIFLDEIGEMGILLQSRLLRVLENRRCRRVGGKDDYEVRARIVAATNRRLSEAIEAGTFRNDLYYRLQVVEIDVPPLRERPQDLEILVNGFLRELNAQLGLRTEPIDAGLLETLQRYPWPGNVRELKNVLKRIMILEEPERLSESHFPAHVLNGRNPRAAGRVSGGTGLTGLQPLAEVERSQILYTLEMTDNNKSKAARILGISRQTLREKLRQYGEVDEGPDLKSAEAEG; encoded by the coding sequence ATGAACCCCAGGATCCTGATCGTCGATGACGAGGCGACCATCCGCGCCTCGCTGCTGGAAGCCCTGGCGGCGGACGGCTACGAGACCGACGCCGCCGAGTCGGGCGAGGAAGCGCTCGCGCGCTGCCACGCCACCGCCTACGACCTGGTCGTCACCGACCTCAAGTTGCCGGGAGTCAGCGGCCTGGAGATCCTGCAGGCGCTGCGCAACCAGGGACGCCAGACACCGGTGATCATGATGACGGCCTACGGTGACGTCGACACCGCGGTCAGCGCCATGCGCCTGGGCGCCTACGACTTCATCGCCAAGCCGTTCAAGCTGACGATGCTCCGCAAGCAGGTGCGCGCGGCCCTGCGCGCCACCGCCGAGCCGACCGGCATGGTGGAGGCGCACGATGTGGCCGTCGCTCCGGCGCCCGCTGCGGCCGTCGCCGCTGCCGGCCCGGACGGCCAGTACATGCGCATGATCAAGGCCTGCCCCGGCCTGGAGAAGGTGGCCCGCGTGCTCGAGAAGATCGGGCAGAGCCGCAGCGGCAACGACACGTCGATCCTGATCGGCGGCGAGTCGGGTTCGGGCAAGGAGATCGTGGCCCGCGCCATCCATGAGGTGACGACTGCGCGCACCGAGCGCTTCATGGAAATCAACTGCGCGGCGGTGCCCGAGACGCTCCTCGAAAGCGAACTGTTCGGTCACGCCAAGGGCGCCTTCACCGACGCCAAGACGGCGAAGGAGGGGTTGTTCGAGCTGGCGGGCGCCGGCACGATCTTCCTCGACGAGATCGGCGAGATGGGCATCCTGCTGCAGAGCCGCCTGCTGCGGGTGCTGGAGAACCGCCGCTGTCGCCGGGTCGGCGGCAAGGACGACTACGAGGTGCGGGCGCGCATCGTGGCGGCCACCAACCGTCGACTGAGCGAAGCCATCGAGGCCGGCACCTTCCGCAACGACCTCTACTACCGCCTGCAGGTCGTCGAGATCGACGTGCCGCCCCTGCGCGAGCGGCCCCAGGACCTGGAGATCCTCGTCAACGGGTTCCTGCGCGAGCTCAACGCCCAGCTGGGCCTGCGGACCGAGCCGATCGACGCCGGCCTGCTGGAGACGCTGCAGCGCTATCCGTGGCCCGGCAACGTGCGCGAACTGAAGAACGTGCTCAAGCGCATCATGATCCTGGAGGAACCCGAGCGCCTGTCCGAATCCCACTTCCCGGCGCACGTGCTCAACGGTCGCAATCCCCGGGCGGCCGGCCGGGTCTCCGGAGGCACCGGCCTGACCGGCCTGCAGCCGCTGGCCGAGGTGGAGCGCTCCCAGATCCTCTATACGCTCGAGATGACCGACAACAACAAGTCGAAGGCCGCGCGGATCCTCGGCATCAGCCGCCAGACGCTGCGCGAGAAGCTGCGCCAGTACGGCGAGGTCGATGAGGGTCCGGACCTCAAGTCGGCCGAAGCCGAGGGCTGA